CTTCTGGTGATTGGTTGACAATCATGTCAAGGATTTTGGTTGAGCCACCAAGCCAGTCTTCAATTGGTTCGACATCATCATTAAGGCTAGCAAATAAGAAGCCTTTATAATTGGCAAGTTTGACTTGCTTTAAGTCATGCGAGCCATCTTTATTAAAGGCGTCAGGATAACCAGCACCGCGTGGGTCTTTAACTTTAAGCAGCTTACCTGAGTTGTTATAAGTCCAACCATGGAAGGGGCAAGTATAAGTGGCTTTGTTGCCTTTTTTATGACGGCACAACTGGGCACCGCGATGAGAACAGGCATTAATCATACAATGCAGCTCACCTTCTTTATTACGGGCAACGATGACCGGCTGACGGCCGATGTATGTTGTATAGTAGTCGTTGTTATCAGGGATTTGAGTCTCATGAGCCAGATAAACCCAGTTGCCTTCAAAGATATGCTTCATCTCAAGCTCAAATAGCTCTTCGTTGGTAAAGGCACTGCGATGTAGGCGATAAATCCCTTTTTCTGCATTCTCTTCTAAAAAATCGTCAATGGCGATATCTGATCCTTCAGGTACTAGATTAATGCGCTCGCTCATGGCTGTCTTCCTTGTAAATAACGGTGTTAAACGATGTTAGGGTATGACGCTTGATACGACAACTGAGTGCATATCAAGCGAAAATCTATAATATTTAGTGGTTGCTAACAGTAGCTAGCGATACTCAATAATTAAGCTTGAGCACGGCGACGTTCAACTTCACTGCCTTGTACTGGCTTATCAATGTCTTTCACTAAATGAAAGTCAAAATCGATACTGGCATACGGCGCGTCCAGCCCTTTTTCTTGTAGCTTGTCCGCATCTTCAACCATCGTCACTTCTGGTACCAAGCCTTCACGGCTAGCAAAGGCAAAGTCATCCCACAGATACTCATCACCATCGATGTTAATCTGCGTGGTCAATTTGCGATGACCGTCAGCACTCGCGAAGAAGTGAATATGAGCTGGGCGATGACCATGACGTCCTAGCGCGCCCAATATTTTTTGGGTCATACCTTCTGGCGGCACTGAGTAACCTAATGGGACGATACTGCGAAAAGCATAATGGCCGTTTTCATCAGTGATAATGCTACGACGCAAGTTAAAGTGCGACTGCGACTCATCAAAGAAAGAGTAATTGCCTAAGCTATTGGCATGCCATACTTCAACCTTGGCATTTGGCAATGGCTTGTCATCTTCGCCATAAACGGTCCCTTGCATGAATAGCACGGTGCCATTGTCAAGATCAGTGCCATCATCTAGACGCGCAAAGCCTTTTTCTTCTGGCGCACCAGCGACATAGAGTGGACCTTCGATGGTACGTACAGTGCCACCGTCAAGACCAGCTGCTTTTAAGTCTTCTTCAATCATTAAATCCATAAAGTGATCAAAACCTAGACCCGGTGATAGTAGACCGGCTTCTTTGCCTAGATCGCCGATATATTCAACCCCCGCCCAATATTCATCTGCGCTGATTTTTAAATCATTAATGGTTTGCATCAGGTCGGTCACGATGCGTAGGACAATTTCTTGTACGCGTGGATTGACTTGATCTGGAAAGTCAATCTTGCCTTTGATGAACTGGTTGGCTAGCGCTTCAATTTGAGTACGTTCCATGTCTCTCTCCTAGTTGAGGAATTATTTAGATAACTATGTAGATAATTAAGATGGTATCAAGCAACCTTGCTCAATATGTTGGTACATTTAAAAAGTAGTTTTACGGGCTTAGCTGTCATCACTACGCACAGAAGAGGGATGACGCAACAATGGCGTGACCTCAACCTTCATATACGGATAAAGGGGTAGCGACATCATGATATCGTGTAGCTCTTCGTTGCTGTCCACATCAAAGATACTAAAGTTGGAATACTCTCCAGCCAAACGCCAAATATGACGCCATTTGCCTTGCTCTTGTAGCTTTTGCGAGAGGGCTTTTTCAGTGGCTTTTAGCTCGTTAACCTTATCAGCATCCATATCTGTGGGTATTAAAACATCCATTCTCACGTGATATAACATTGCTATTTCCTTATTAATTGTTAGGGGCTGTATTTAAGATTCAGCAGTATATTTCTTTGACTCTGAAAGCTTGGGTAAGGCGATGCCACCCTGTTCAGCATAGTGATAAACCTTGTCTTTATCTACTTCGATACCAAGTCCAGGGCCTGTCGGAACAGTTAAGCCAAAGTTTTGATAATCCAGTGGCTGCGCTAGCACATCATCCGTCAGTAAGAGTGGGCCAAAGAGTTCTGTATCAAAATTTAAGCTAGGATAAGTCGAAAACACATGCGCCGATGCAGCGGTACCGATAGGACCTTCTAACATCGTACCACCATACAGCTCAATACCGGCTAGATGTGCCATTTGACCGATAAGACAAGCTGCTTTGAGTCCGCCTGCTTGATTGATCTTTACGGCAAAGACATCAGCACAGTGATTGGCTGCTAAATGAAAAGCGTTCTGTGGATCATGGACAATTTCATCTGCCATAATAGCCACATCAAAGCGCTCTTTTAAACGTTTTAAACCCGCTTGATTGCGCATAGAGATAGGTTGCTCTATCAAATCAACGCCGCCTGCTTGCAGTAGGCTAATACCTTGCATCGCGTCAAGCTCCGTCCATGCCTGATTGATATCAACCGTAATACGGCAATCAGGTAGGGCTTTCTTGATAGCCAATACATGCGCAACATCCTCAAGGATAGGGTTGCTACCGATTTTTAATTTAAAGATGCGGTGTTTCTTTTGCTCGACCATTTGCTTGGCCTCGCTAATATCAATTGCAGTATTACCACTGGCCAATGTCCAAGCTACTTCAAGGCGATCACGTACACGTCCACCGATGAGCTCGCTAACTGGTAGATTTAGGCGTTTGCCTTCAATGTCGAGTAGGGCGGTTTCAATGGCACATTTTGCAAAGCGGTTGCCACTGATGTGCAGGCTGAGCAGTTGCATGGCTTTTGCCGTGCTCGCTGGCTGCTCTTTTAATAGGAGGGGAGTAAAGTAGGTGTCGATATTAGTCTTGATACTGTGAGGGCTTTCTTCAGCGTAGCTTAGACCACCGATAGTGGTGGCTTCGCCCCAGCCTTCATAGCCATCTTCTGTTTGAATATGCACTAAGACTAATACTTGCTCTCTCATGACCGTACAAGCGAGCTTATGCTCTCGAATCGTCGGTATCGGCACTAGCAAGGTGTTAATTGAGCGAATCATAGTTGTCCTTAACATAAGAGTTATCTTTAATTTATCAGTCGTACTTCCTTATGCTTAATAAGAACTATAGATGCTAAATAAAGCCATGTCTAAGACCTATTTAGTTCATTTTTAATACCTTTTAGGTATTTTGTTGTTTAACCTTTATCATGTTATGTTCTTATAGGTATAAAGCTCATCCTCTATCATTAACTTCTAAAATGTTTATTTGAAACATATTTGTCGCCCAATCAAGGAAGAGAAAAAATGGAACTTAGGCATTTACGCTACTTTGTGGCGGTAGCAGAAGAAAAAAGTTTCAATAAGGCAGCCCAACGTTTATTTATTTCACAACCTCCACTTAGTCGGCAGATAAAACAATTGGAAGAAGAGATAGGAGTTACGCTCATTGATAGAGAAAATCGACCTTTGAAGCTTACTGAAGCGGGGGAGTTTTTTTACGATCATGCTATTCAAATATTGACGAAAGCAGACAACCTGCGTGCTATGACGATGCGTAAAGGCAATTTTGATAGCTCATTATCTATAGGCTTTGTATCATCAATACTATATGGCATATTACCAAAAGTGATTGCACGCTTTCGCGAGATTTACCCAAATATAAATATTAAGTTATATGAGCTGAATTCTTGGCAGCAAACACAAGCGCTGACAGATGGCAAAATAGATGTGGGTTTTGGTCGGCTTTTATTTGAAGATGCCTCTATTAGGCGGTTGTTACTAAGAGAAGAAAGCTTGGTCGTCGCCGTTCCTTCTGGCCATCGTTTGGCACAAGAACGACAAGCTAGCGTTCGCCTAATGGATTTAACAAACGAAAATTTATTACTATATCCAACCGCGCCGCGTCCTAGTTTTATTGATTATGTGCTGGAGTTGTTTGAAGCGCGTAATTTAAAGGCGAATTATTTCACCGAAGTCCGTGAGTTACATATCGCTTTAGGTCTAGTAGCGGCAGGAGAAGGGCTGACGATCGTACCAAAGACGCTTGAGCATCTGCGTAGTCAGGAGGTAACTTATATTCCATTTGAAGATGGGCTGTTAACCTCACCGATTGTGATGAGTGTGAGGCACTTTGATAAATCAGAGCTATTAAAAACCTTATTAGCAGTGACTTACCAAATCTATGATGCTGAAGGCTTCAATTATAAACGTGAAGAGATATAAGAGTTAAGAATAGTTATTTCATGCTTTGCCCTAGCCGAATGGCAGCAGCAATATTGACCGCGGTAGTCTCAATATTTTTATAAGCATTGCTTAATACGTTATCAAGGGTGTCCAGCTTTTGGATACTAGGCATGACGACGTCAAATTGAGTGGTCTGAGCAGGATTTAAGCCGTCAATGCTACCGCAAATAGCGATCACGGGCTTGTGACTTGCTTTTGCAAGTTGACTGATACCGCCAGCGACTTTACCCATTAAGGTTTGTGCATCAAGCTTGCCTTCACCAGTAATCACCAAGTCAGCGCTAGCAATGTGCTCTTCTAGACTGACAGCCTCAGCGACGGTATCAAAACCTGATTTGAGCGTAGCATCGCAAAAGGTCATTAAGGCATAGCCGAGCCCGCCTGCTGCACCTGCGCCTGCTATATTTTGGTAATCCTGATAGCCGTGCTGTCCAGATACCATCGCAAAGTGACTCAAGGCTTTGTCTAATAGTGCGACTTGCTCGGGACTGGCGCCTTTTTGTGGTCCAAAGATAGCACTAGCTCCTGATGATCCGCATAATGGATTGGTCACATCACACGCCACTTCAAAGACCGTGTCTTGCAGCTTTGGATGAAGCTTTGCGTCTTCTATCTGTTTTAAGTTGCCCAGTTCGCTACCGCCTTGTGCTAAAGACTTGCCATCATGGTTATAGAAATTCATTCCCAATGCCATTAACATACCAAGACCAGCATCGTTGGTAGCACTACCGCCCAGACCGATAATGATGCGCTTGACGCCTTCGTCCAAAGCATCCGCAATAAGCTCACCGACACCGTAACTGCTGGTAATGAGTGGATTTCTTTCTTCACTCATCAATAAATGCAGACCGCAGGCTTGAGCGATTTCAATCACGGCTGTTTCATTTTCTAGTAGCAGATACTTGGCATTAATTGGTCGCATCAATGGATCATTTACAATCGTGTTTTTCCAGCGTCCGCCTAGCACATAAGATAATACGGCTGATGTGCCTTCGCCGCCATCTGCCATGGGCAATAATGTATAGTCTGCATCAGGAAAAACCTGACTAAACCCAGATTGGATAGCGCGACAAACCTCTAGCGCTTCTAAGCTTTCTTTAAACGAGTCAGGGGCGATTAATATTTTCATGAAGCTCTCTTATAATTATGCAGGTTTGGATCGTGCAATTAGGCTAATCATATCATTATAAATTGGATAATCTGCTACCATAGTCCCCTGTTTCATTTATAACCTTTAGGATGCTTCCCTTGACCACATTTACACTGCCAACCATTGCCAATATAGAAAATAATGACCTACGTCAGCAGCTACAACAAATTATAGACCTGAAGACCAAACCACTTGGTGCACTTGGTCGCTTAGAGACACTGGCACTGCAATTGGGCATGATTCAAGGGACGCTCACACCGCATATTAATCAGCCACAGATTCGAGTATTTGCTGCCGATCATGGTTTAACCAAACATGGCACCTCAGCGTATCCGAGTGCCGTCACTGCGCAAATGGTTTATAACTTCTTGCAAGGTGGCGCTGCTATCAATGTCTTGGCACGCCAGCACAATATCGAGCTAAAAGTAGTCGACGCTGGTGTGAATGCAGACTTTGCCAATTCTCCTTTTAAAGACCATCCACAATTGCTCGATTATAAAGTTCGTCATGGTAGCCGAGACGCGCTAGCAGAACCTGCTAT
The nucleotide sequence above comes from Psychrobacter sp. P2G3. Encoded proteins:
- a CDS encoding muconate/chloromuconate family cycloisomerase; this encodes MIRSINTLLVPIPTIREHKLACTVMREQVLVLVHIQTEDGYEGWGEATTIGGLSYAEESPHSIKTNIDTYFTPLLLKEQPASTAKAMQLLSLHISGNRFAKCAIETALLDIEGKRLNLPVSELIGGRVRDRLEVAWTLASGNTAIDISEAKQMVEQKKHRIFKLKIGSNPILEDVAHVLAIKKALPDCRITVDINQAWTELDAMQGISLLQAGGVDLIEQPISMRNQAGLKRLKERFDVAIMADEIVHDPQNAFHLAANHCADVFAVKINQAGGLKAACLIGQMAHLAGIELYGGTMLEGPIGTAASAHVFSTYPSLNFDTELFGPLLLTDDVLAQPLDYQNFGLTVPTGPGLGIEVDKDKVYHYAEQGGIALPKLSESKKYTAES
- a CDS encoding glycerate kinase; amino-acid sequence: MKILIAPDSFKESLEALEVCRAIQSGFSQVFPDADYTLLPMADGGEGTSAVLSYVLGGRWKNTIVNDPLMRPINAKYLLLENETAVIEIAQACGLHLLMSEERNPLITSSYGVGELIADALDEGVKRIIIGLGGSATNDAGLGMLMALGMNFYNHDGKSLAQGGSELGNLKQIEDAKLHPKLQDTVFEVACDVTNPLCGSSGASAIFGPQKGASPEQVALLDKALSHFAMVSGQHGYQDYQNIAGAGAAGGLGYALMTFCDATLKSGFDTVAEAVSLEEHIASADLVITGEGKLDAQTLMGKVAGGISQLAKASHKPVIAICGSIDGLNPAQTTQFDVVMPSIQKLDTLDNVLSNAYKNIETTAVNIAAAIRLGQSMK
- the catC gene encoding muconolactone Delta-isomerase → MLYHVRMDVLIPTDMDADKVNELKATEKALSQKLQEQGKWRHIWRLAGEYSNFSIFDVDSNEELHDIMMSLPLYPYMKVEVTPLLRHPSSVRSDDS
- the catA gene encoding catechol 1,2-dioxygenase, which gives rise to MERTQIEALANQFIKGKIDFPDQVNPRVQEIVLRIVTDLMQTINDLKISADEYWAGVEYIGDLGKEAGLLSPGLGFDHFMDLMIEEDLKAAGLDGGTVRTIEGPLYVAGAPEEKGFARLDDGTDLDNGTVLFMQGTVYGEDDKPLPNAKVEVWHANSLGNYSFFDESQSHFNLRRSIITDENGHYAFRSIVPLGYSVPPEGMTQKILGALGRHGHRPAHIHFFASADGHRKLTTQINIDGDEYLWDDFAFASREGLVPEVTMVEDADKLQEKGLDAPYASIDFDFHLVKDIDKPVQGSEVERRRAQA
- a CDS encoding LysR family transcriptional regulator, encoding MELRHLRYFVAVAEEKSFNKAAQRLFISQPPLSRQIKQLEEEIGVTLIDRENRPLKLTEAGEFFYDHAIQILTKADNLRAMTMRKGNFDSSLSIGFVSSILYGILPKVIARFREIYPNINIKLYELNSWQQTQALTDGKIDVGFGRLLFEDASIRRLLLREESLVVAVPSGHRLAQERQASVRLMDLTNENLLLYPTAPRPSFIDYVLELFEARNLKANYFTEVRELHIALGLVAAGEGLTIVPKTLEHLRSQEVTYIPFEDGLLTSPIVMSVRHFDKSELLKTLLAVTYQIYDAEGFNYKREEI